In the Gorilla gorilla gorilla isolate KB3781 chromosome 10, NHGRI_mGorGor1-v2.1_pri, whole genome shotgun sequence genome, one interval contains:
- the LOC129525765 gene encoding MORN repeat-containing protein 5-like isoform X1 gives MGDCEPPRTGTASALITVESVLYSASWTISIVPDKMMEGKAKYILPTETIYVGEMKDGMFHGEGTLYLPSGSQYDAIWENGLAIKGTYTFVDGLHYDEKNWHYCDGYDRRFYTEILNGLKPAGMAQLTNMDPPRKIPRGYYDCGDGFCNPVTRVVKDYRNRFLRNAGRFLPTLQHVFSSPTYKYVHLYVQMYAHT, from the exons actgtgagcccCCGAGGACAGGGACTGCATCTGCCTTGATCACTGTTGAATCTGTGTTGTATTCAGCAAGTTGGACCATCAGCATAGTCCCTGACAAAAT GATGGAGGGCAAAGCCAAGTACATCCTCCCTACCGAAACAATATATGTTGGGGAAATGAAGGATGGCATGTTTCACGGCGAAGGAACCCTGTACCTCCCCAGTGGAAGCCAATACGACGCCATTTGGGAAAACGGATTGGCCATAAAG GGCACATATACCTTCGTAGATGGGCTGCACTATGATGAGAAGAACTGGCATTACTGCGACGGCTATGATCGGAGGTTTTACACAGAGATCCTCAATGGCTTGAAGCCTGCAG GTATGGCTCAACTCACCAATATGGACCCACCTAGAAAAATCCCCAGGGGCTATTACGATTGTGGAGACGGCTTCTGTAACCCAGTCACGAGGGTAGTCAAGGACTATAGGAACCGCTTTCTAAGAAACGCAGGTAGGTTTCTTCCGACACTGCAGCACGTTTTCTCTTCACCCACATATAAGTATGTGCATCTGTATGTACAAATGTATGCACACACTTGA
- the LOC129525765 gene encoding MORN repeat-containing protein 5-like isoform X2 produces the protein MEYTGSKYIGEYVDGRMEGKAKYILPTETIYVGEMKDGMFHGEGTLYLPSGSQYDAIWENGLAIKGTYTFVDGLHYDEKNWHYCDGYDRRFYTEILNGLKPAGMAQLTNMDPPRKIPRGYYDCGDGFCNPVTRVVKDYRNRFLRNAGRFLPTLQHVFSSPTYKYVHLYVQMYAHT, from the exons GATGGAGGGCAAAGCCAAGTACATCCTCCCTACCGAAACAATATATGTTGGGGAAATGAAGGATGGCATGTTTCACGGCGAAGGAACCCTGTACCTCCCCAGTGGAAGCCAATACGACGCCATTTGGGAAAACGGATTGGCCATAAAG GGCACATATACCTTCGTAGATGGGCTGCACTATGATGAGAAGAACTGGCATTACTGCGACGGCTATGATCGGAGGTTTTACACAGAGATCCTCAATGGCTTGAAGCCTGCAG GTATGGCTCAACTCACCAATATGGACCCACCTAGAAAAATCCCCAGGGGCTATTACGATTGTGGAGACGGCTTCTGTAACCCAGTCACGAGGGTAGTCAAGGACTATAGGAACCGCTTTCTAAGAAACGCAGGTAGGTTTCTTCCGACACTGCAGCACGTTTTCTCTTCACCCACATATAAGTATGTGCATCTGTATGTACAAATGTATGCACACACTTGA